The Pseudomonadota bacterium nucleotide sequence CAAGCTCGTCAACCCCCGCATCGTCGAGCGCTCTGGTCACATCAACGGCCTCGAGGGCTGCCTGAGCATCCCCAACGTCTATGGCGATGTCGAGCGCGCCGAGAAGGTCACCGTGAAGGCGGTCAACGAGAAGGGGAAGTCGGTGACCATCGAGGCAAGTGGGCTGCTGGCCCGGGTCTTCCAGCACGAGATCGATCACCTCGATGGCAAGCTGTTCACCGATTTCGCCACGAACATCCGAGAGGTCACGCCAGAGGAGCTCGAAGAGGCCGAGGCCGAGGGGCGTTACGAACCGGCGCTCGACGGCATCTAGCCGATGCGGGTTGTCTTCATGGGGTCGGCACCCATTGCCGTCCCCTCCCTCGTGCATCTGCATCAGCACCACGATCTGAGGGCTGTGGTCACCCAGCCCGACAAGCCCAAGGGCCGCAAGCGAGAGCTCACCCCCACGGCTGTCAAGCAGGAGGCCCTGGCGCGCGGCCTTGAGGTTCTCGAGCCGCGCAAGCTGCGCGCCCCGGAGTTCGTTGATCGCCTGCGCGCCCTCGATCCAGAGGTCATCGTGGTGATGGCCTACGGGCGACTCGTCCCGCCTGAGGTTCTGTATCTGCCGCCCCACGGCTGCATCAATCTGCACGGGTCCATCCTTCCGGAGCATCGAGGCCCATGCCCCATCGAGCGCGGGCTCTTGCGAGGAGATCCGGAGACCGGCATCACCACCTTCTACATGGCCGAAGGGTTCGACACCGGCGACATCATCCTGACCCGTCCGATGCCCATCGGTGAGGACGACACGGGGGGGGCGCTGCGAGAGAAGCTCGCGCTGCTCGCGGCGGAGGTTCTCGAAGACACCCTGCGGGGCATCTCCGCGGGCACGGCGCCGCGGATACCGCAAGATCTGACGCAGGGGTGTCACGCCCCCATCATCACCCGTGACGAGGCTCGCATCGACTGGTCGGCCACGGCTTCGTTCATCGATAGACTTGTACGCGCGTGCGAGCCCGAGCCTGGCGCCCACACGGTCTTTCGGGGGCAGCCCCTCAAGGTGCGGCGGGCCCGTCCGCTCGCGTGTGCTGTCACCGCGCCGCCAGGAACCGTGGTGACCGCAGATCGCGAGCATGGCCTTCAGGTTGCGGTTGGACAGGGTGGCGCTGTCGCGCTGCTCGAGGTCCAGCCGTCCGGAAAGCGTTGGATGAGCGGTCCAGAGTTCGTCGCGGGCTATCGTCCTCAAACAGGTGAACGGATGGGTGAAGTGGTTCCCACCGT carries:
- the def gene encoding peptide deformylase encodes the protein MARLPLTYDGNPVLRKKAAPVRVVDSLLAQLLDDMVETMHANNGVGLAAPQVGISKRVIVADIYDGDPPLKLVNPRIVERSGHINGLEGCLSIPNVYGDVERAEKVTVKAVNEKGKSVTIEASGLLARVFQHEIDHLDGKLFTDFATNIREVTPEELEEAEAEGRYEPALDGI
- a CDS encoding methionyl-tRNA formyltransferase; translated protein: MRVVFMGSAPIAVPSLVHLHQHHDLRAVVTQPDKPKGRKRELTPTAVKQEALARGLEVLEPRKLRAPEFVDRLRALDPEVIVVMAYGRLVPPEVLYLPPHGCINLHGSILPEHRGPCPIERGLLRGDPETGITTFYMAEGFDTGDIILTRPMPIGEDDTGGALREKLALLAAEVLEDTLRGISAGTAPRIPQDLTQGCHAPIITRDEARIDWSATASFIDRLVRACEPEPGAHTVFRGQPLKVRRARPLACAVTAPPGTVVTADREHGLQVAVGQGGAVALLEVQPSGKRWMSGPEFVAGYRPQTGERMGEVVPTVETGVQT